One Diospyros lotus cultivar Yz01 chromosome 1, ASM1463336v1, whole genome shotgun sequence genomic window carries:
- the LOC127794249 gene encoding uncharacterized protein LOC127794249 produces the protein MKASMLLLLLLLLLLLAFAVGRLQVLGPGLVLVWIFFYIFNIIWLKPERIRRKLRRQGIRGPRPCLLYGNVPEMKRIQAAAKVSDGGEFIAHDYTSTLFPYFEQWRKEYGPVYTYSTGNKQHLYVNSPDLVKEMKQSTSLDLGKVSYLTKRLEPLLGNGILRSNGRVWAHQRKIISPEFFMDKVKGMVGLMVESTQPLVRKWEACIESAEGGEEAEIRVDEDLRSVSADVISRACFGSSYFKGKQIFSKLRILQKAISNHALLFGLPTIGCRRREKTKTLEREIESLIWEAVEERQQECLGTSPEPETDLMQSLLDGAMNDHFVGKHYSSKRFVVDNCKNIYFAGHESTAAAASWCLMLLALHPDWQARVREEAAGLVCRLDGGPLDANSLPRMKMMTMVIQEALRLYPPAAFVSREALKEMEIGSLTVPKGVCVWTLIPTLHRDPEIWGEDANEFKPERFANGVSGACRFRHGYLPFGMGPRLCLGRNFAMVQLKVVLAVIVSKFSFSLSPKYRHSPAYRMIVEPGHGVQIIIRRYNKGQYREIKEIMKTSMLLLLLLLLPLVVAVERLRGVVLGWIFLYVFNIIWVKPERLRRKLRRQGIRGPRPYLLFGNVLEMKRIQAAAKASDVVGEFIAHDYTSTLFPYFEQWRKEYGPVYTYSTGNKQHLYVNRPDLVKEMKQSFTLNLGKISYLSKALDPLLGNGILRSNGQVWAHQRKIIAPEFFMDKVKGMVGLIVESTQTLLRKWEDCIEAQGGEEADIKVDEDLRNVSADVISRACFGSSYSKGKEIISKLRILQKAVTKSKHGLLFDLPTIGREETRTLEKEIESLIWETVEKRVQEYSGASPGPVKDLLQLILDGAMKDNFVGREYSSKRFIVDNCKNIYFAGNEPTAVAASWCLILLALYPDWQARIREEVTQVCQPDGLPDVDSLPRMKAVTMVIQEALRLYPPAAFVSREVLEEMEIGNLIVPKGVFIWTLIPTLHRDRDIWGEDADEFRPERFANGVSGACKFPQAYLPFGSGGRLCLGRNLGMVQLKIVLALIVSKFSFSLSPKYRHSPAYRMTVEPGHGVDIVVKRSK, from the exons ATGAAGGCCTCCATGCTactgcttctgcttcttctccttcttcttctcgcCTTCGCCGTGGGCAGATTGCAGGTCTTGGGTCCCGGACTTGTTCTGGTTTGGATTTTCTTCTACATCTTCAACATTATATGGCTAAAGCCGGAAAGAATCCGGCGGAAGCTCCGGCGTCAAGGCATCAGAGGGCCTCGGCCCTGTCTTCTCTACGGGAATGTGCCTGAGATGAAGAGGATTCAGGCGGCGGCGAAAGTGTCCGACGGCGGAGAATTCATCGCCCATGACTACACTTCCACTCTCTTCCCCTACTTCGAGCAATGGAGAAAAGAATACG GTCCAGTGTATACTTATTCAACTGGGAACAAGCAGCACTTGTATGTGAACAGCCCAGACTTGGTGAAGGAGATGAAGCAGTCTACCAGCTTGGATCTGGGAAAGGTTTCTTACTTGACCAAAAGACTTGAACCCTTGCTGGGGAATGGCATTTTGAGATCCAATGGCCGAGTTTGGGCTCACCAGAGGAAGATCATTTCAcctgaattcttcatggacaaAGTCAAG GGGATGGTGGGGCTAATGGTAGAGTCAACACAGCCATTGGTGAGAAAGTGGGAGGCGTGCATTGAATCAGCAGAAGGTGGAGAGGAAGCAGAGATAAGAGTGGATGAGGACTTGAGGAGTGTGTCAGCGGATGTGATCTCAAGGGCTTGCTTTGGCAGCTCATACTTCAAAGGCAAGCAGATCTTCTCCAAGCTCAGGATCCTCCAGAAGGCCATTTCCAATCATGCCTTGCTTTTCGGCCTCCCCACCATTGG CTGCAGGAGACGAGAGAAGACAAAGACTTTGGAGAGGGAAATAGAGTCATTGATCTGGGAGGCGGTGGAAGAACGGCAGCAAGAATGCTTGGGAACATCGCCCGAGCCTGAGACGGACCTGATGCAGTCGCTCTTAGATGGCGCCATGAACGACCATTTTGTGGGGAAGCACTACTCATCCAAGCGCTTCGTAGTTGACAACTGCAAGAACATATACTTCGCCGGCCATGAGTCCACCGCCGCGGCCGCATCTTGGTGCCTGATGCTACTGGCCTTACATCCCGACTGGCAGGCCCGTGTCCGGGAGGAGGCGGCGGGGCTGGTTTGTCGGCTAGATGGGGGGCCGTTGGACGCAAACTCACTccccagaatgaagatgatgaccATGGTGATTCAAGAGGCCTTGCGGCTGTACCCGCCGGCGGCATTCGTTTCGAGAGAAGCATTGAAAGAGATGGAGATCGGAAGCCTGACTGTCCCGAAAGGAGTATGCGTTTGGACTTTGATCCCGACGTTGCATCGCGATCCGGAGATCTGGGGAGAAGACGCTAACGAGTTCAAGCCGGAAAGATTCGCCAATGGAGTCTCGGGCGCCTGCAGGTTCCGGCACGGTTATCTGCCCTTCGGGATGGGCCCTCGGCTCTGCTTGGGGCGCAACTTCGCCATGGTTCAGCTGAAGGTGGTCCTGGCGGTCATCGTTTCCAAGTTTAGCTTCTCTTTGTCTCCGAAATACCGGCATTCTCCTGCATACAGAATGATTGTTGAGCCTGGCCATGGCGTACAAATCATCATTCGCAGATATAAC AAAGGACAGTACAGAGAGattaaagaaattatgaagACCTCAATgcttctgctgctgctgctgcttcttcctCTCGTCGTCGCCGTAGAAAGATTACGTGGGGTTGTTCTGGGATGGATTTTCTTGTACGTCTTCAACATCATATGGGTAAAGCCAGAAAGGCTCCGGCGGAAGCTCCGGCGGCAAGGTATCAGAGGGCCACGCCCCTATCTTCTCTTTGGGAACGTGCTTGAGATGAAGAGGATTCAGGCGGCGGCGAAAGCGTCCGACGTGGTCGGAGAATTCATCGCTCATGACTACACCTCCACCCTCTTCCCATACTTCGAGCAGTGGAGAAAAGAATACG GTCCAGTGTACACTTACTCAACGGGGAACAAACAACATTTGTATGTGAACCGTCCAGATTTGGTGAAGGAGATGAAGCAGTCTTTCACCTTGAATCTGGGTAAGATTTCTTACCTGAGCAAAGCACTTGACCCTTTGCTGGGCAATGGCATTTTGAGGTCCAATGGCCAAGTTTGGGCTCACCAGAGGAAGATCATTGCTCCCGAGTTCTTCATGGACAAGGTCAAG GGGATGGTGGGGTTAATTGTGGAGTCTACCCAAACATTACTGAGGAAATGGGAGGATTGCATTGAAGCACAAGGTGGAGAAGAAGCAGACATCAAAGTGGATGAGGACTTGAGGAATGTCTCAGCAGATGTGATCTCAAGGGCTTGCTTTGGCAGCTCATACTCCAAGGGCAAAGAGATCATCTCCAAGCTCAGAATTCTCCAGAAGGCCGTTACTAAATCTAAGCATGGCTTGCTTTTCGACCTTCCCACCATTGG AAGAGAAGAGACAAGGACTTTGGAGAAGGAGATAGAGTCACTAATCTGGGAGACAGTAGAAAAACGCGTGCAAGAGTACTCAGGGGCATCGCCGGGGCCGGTGAAGGACCTGCTGCAATTGATCTTAGACGGCGCCATGAAGGACAACTTTGTAGGGAGAGAATACTCGTCCAAGCGGTTCATAGTTGACAACTGCAAGAACATATACTTCGCCGGTAACGAGCCCACCGCAGTGGCCGCATCTTGGTGCCTGATACTACTGGCTTTATATCCCGACTGGCAAGCACGCATCCGAGAGGAGGTGACTCAGGTTTGTCAGCCGGATGGGCTGCCGGATGTCGACTCACTCCCCAGAATGAAAGCCGTAACCATGGTGATTCAAGAGGCCTTGCGGCTGTATCCGCCTGCAGCATTCGTGTCGAGAGAAGTACTGGAAGAGATGGAGATTGGAAACCTAATTGTCCCGAAAGGAGTCTTCATCTGGACTCTAATCCCTACGCTGCATCGCGATCGGGACATCTGGGGAGAAGACGCCGATGAGTTCAGGCCCGAAAGATTCGCCAACGGCGTCTCCGGCGCCTGCAAATTCCCGCAAGCTTATCTCCCGTTCGGCTCGGGCGGTCGGC